The following nucleotide sequence is from Aedes aegypti strain LVP_AGWG chromosome 3, AaegL5.0 Primary Assembly, whole genome shotgun sequence.
cgtataaaatatttagggttcattcaaatattacgtaacgcaaaatttgtcaattgtagaccccctcccacccccacgtaacagctttcgtatgaacaattttaaatttttgtatgaaccgtaacactacgtaagaccccctccctccccctgttgcgttacgtaatatttgaacgatccctttcatgccaacgtaacgctcttggttttgaacttccaatttcactcctgtatagagaagaaagacgtagtcctacgtcaaaaatatacacgacttctcgattactttttcaaaccgacgtaagtaactttcataccgttttgagaaaattaattcagaagaatcacaacctgtcttctaaagctgttttaaaatgaatcacctttttaacattttttcgacttgtacatttcttaaattttgcatacaatgagctcgcgttcaaaaactatggagttccttttatttcacacaagaattttatgacaaaatgataagccgttttattcaattacttgcgacgtttttctaccagtgtaaaatcgactcaagtacacgcaaaaaaattgtgcggtaaaaactaccattttatggggttaacttaagcgctcgcaccggcaattttcagcagaccagaaatgcgcttgattttactatgtctgtagttggaatcagattgttgtaaattatttctgtcaaatgtaccagtaatgcggtggggtgtaccataaacatagtaaattggtctgaatttccatggtagttttaagaatgggcgtagtcagctaaaatagttatttttactacagaattttttcccgtgtagtgttttgttttgattcgtggttaagtcactttgtctctctatacagcggggcggcgaaagtagtggttaggttgcgaaagttgaaaatcttactttcttcgttttgtaaatccggaaattaaacgttctaaactTGAAAAGTTGAGTTGATTCAGAGCGGTACGtatagaattccgcctgcttaacacgtaggatggataaagtaagtttgtatacttttttgacttgagtctgtatgaataagttttcgagacttcttttatttcaattcaaagtctttagaatttgaagaatctcagctACACGATTTTCATTACTCACTCGCCCACGGTACTTATATTTCCAcaaacaaaatacaaaaaaaaacatagactCTAGTTGTAATAACATTAAAATTGTATTTTCTGAATTACTATAATCATCCCCAGACACCGAACTGGTGCTTAGAAATTCAAGAAAGATATTTGGGTAAATGCGCTAGTGATCTTGTCTGATATGATAAAAACATCCTTACCCGGcacaagttatttttttaatgttccgCAAAtcatgtaataaaaaaaactctggagGAGTTCACTAATGATATGCATGTTACTGTTACTGCATATTACATATGTTActgcaagttatttttttaatgttccgCAAATCATGTGATAAAAAAACTCTGGAGGAGTTCACTAATGATATTTTGAGATGACGATATGTAGTATCTTCCATGAAGTTCactaaacaattttcaaaacggATCCAAATTTTATACGTCTTGTTCATTTCCGGGATTTAGTTGACAGTTACctcagaaatgtccccaaaagGTCTTCGAAAGACTCGAAATATTTACTCAGGATTTCTACTTAAGATATAATTAGAAAACTACAGAAACCTCTGAAGATTTTGACTGAAATATATAATGTATTTTCTCTTGAATGAACTATAGATGTTTTTAGGaatgttaataaaattattTAGCGCTAGTAAAGGGACTTGGGAAGAAACCGGTAAAAAAATCCACTGGAATTTTATACGGACTTTGTCAAAACATCGTCCAAAATCATCTTAAAAATCTAAAACGAATCACTGCTACAGATGTGGATGCTTCATGTATGATAAGAAATCTGCGAAGAATCTGCAAAATTGTTTCTGCtttcaatttaaaaactttaaaaaaaatccgccaTTCCGATAGAATCAGTCAAGAATTTCGGAAATAAATTATCTAGAATCTCACTAATGGTTAGGCAATAATCCCCCCAggttttttttacaatgatttcactaagaatctggtaaaaatctcTGGTGAAATTGTAAATGATTGAGCCaaaaaagtaaattaaaaatattcagtGGATACCTTCAGAAACGATCTTAGTAATTACTTCTCATTGAGAATCACAAAAAGAATCTCAACAATTTGAGGGGagcgggccatttggcataaagccatttggcataaggtcatttggcataacgccatttggcataaaggacatttggcataacggtcatttggcataacggacatttggcataatttttaacTAAGTGAAAGAtgagggtcatttggcataacggacatttggcataatttttaacTAAGTGAAAGAtgagggtcatttggcataacggacatttggcataatttcaatatattttctgtacatacttaaattgaagatttttgcattttattacTGTTTCATTTTAGTAACAGCTTAATCTGttctataataatttatttattctctTCTCTGGCAAGCCGCCGAAGAAGCACAACAAATGCGGTATGAATCAATCAGAAGATTCCGGTTAAATCATACCACCGAATTCAATCGGATTGTAAACTTTGTAGATGTATTTTATACGACATTTGTTGACTCCCAATGATCTCGCTTACTAATAGACGAAATACCGAAGGGAAAAATGgtgaaatttctttcagattttaTATGCTCAGGTGATGACTTTTGTGAATTGAGCATgtttgaatattcaataaatatggatttatctcatttCGTCTATTAGTCAAATCGATTttgaacgagatagaaaatatagctgtgtgcgtttgaaatgcaaatatcaaatgcaggaacaccaaacacggtaagatttttaataaGGAAAGCGAAGTCAAAgagtgattttctttgctatgtTGGCGGTGAcgtggatcatggttgctaagtatcctttagctactttgtgttaccgcatttgcagCTCAGTTatactggatttgcacgtcaaatgcaaacagcaatatcatcttCTCTTAATTTTGCTCAGAGATActcgaaagactgcaaaatcattaggTGGGAAGAATCATTTTCTtcaggtgctcatagttgagatacaaggcacacaaaatatgaaattttaagatgaaaaactcaaataacatgaaaactatGAGAAATACAACTATGGCAAAGtcgtagcaaatgataagtattaaaactttgcagaacttagtaggccaataaatcgaaaaaataaaacacttgagagcgacgattttttttattaaaaatactcaaTTATCGCGGCTCTTAAGCTAATCGTttgcagagttgctcgctgtcactatccaCGCCTAAAacttgctgatttgtacaggcagACTGCGATACAATACGGATCATTCTATataacatcaacatcatgctgtctactccatcaccaatgCATTGATGATTGatagcgatagactatggatatcaatgatgggttaagttcaatttaaaattaggcaaataaaatggcaacttatcaatacgatatttttgataaagctGCAGAtgaattgaaactatgtgttggtcacagAAGAACAATAATAGCTTGGAGAATTGTcacttattcttcttggcattacgtcctcactgggacagagcctgtttctcagttgggattcagcatggctttgctttgcagccacgcactctagccactcggctaaggaaggccccagggaGAAGGAGAATTgtcacgtgatcactcattctgaattgattttaatctagagtgcgatgtcgcatcactgcttgTGGTtgccaaatcaaagtgatattgatagctcgcaactgATATTAATAGTTTATGTAAATCAGCCATACGCTGTTATGACTGATATTGAGCAActctgatcatttgctacaactttgctgaacatagcaactcacgattcgttaaaataaagaaGTTGGCCTTTACCTACTTCAATCTTGTAATCATcgtaaacaaattttgatgcgtacactttgtagtactgaaaattcggtGTCCGGCCacttggccgaatgccgtttggccgaacgggtcatttggccgaatgccgtttggctgaatcatgaaaataaaaatcaaataacacCACCTCTGATATGTATAGGTTTCATaagtgtgacccaataactgataagctaattaatttgttgtttttcataaTGTGACGGGACGTAATTTATTGTCACTCTATAAGAGCTCTAAGAGAATGATAATATCGAcccgttaattcaggacgaagttgtgaactcctcACATTGCGTCAAGACTCTGAGGTGACGGTGAATTCGCCTCTGGACTACCAAAggtgtaataaggtttcaagttttttattgatttgatcagatttttttccttcttttgcacATAGGCTATTCATTCGAGTTATACTATTGAAAATAgttcagcttatattttaattgggaattttaccttctttaaatcatcggaagttctttgtagttttactgataaaactattatatgcattacacttgcctaaattttcataagagatttttccttcttttgatcataggatGTTCCTTCAATAGTGAAGTATTTCTCATAGCTATTCATGTTAAAGCTTATAATAAAGGTAtcaggggtaatatgcacccagGAGTAAAACGAGTTTTCGGggattctacaaatattttagaaaaatttagaCATTTTTCTGGAAGTTGGATTTGTAAAACTGCATGTTGTGGGTCACTCCTATCCGCCCTTGACGATTTTTTCCAACTTTTTTACAAATACTCATAAAAGGCACCgtggggttgttttgcctcaagggcgcatattaccccagattcCCTTACGTcttatgagcctatgcatgctataaaaagtttgacttttactgtgcgccctgttttcaagttgccgcacagtaaaagtcaaacaaaaggatttatggcacgtacagaggctcattcaaaacacatttttttacctCAACTTGGGTGAGTGTCATTCTCCTTTCAGCACGAAATGTTTCTTGTAATACTACTAAAAAGCTAATTATGTGTGTAACCTTATTCATAAAtaagctgaaaaatttctttgaaattcattataaatccatgctcgttcacttttgttttcaatttcggccgaaCGGCATTTGGTCAaatggcattcgaccaaatgacattcggccaaatgacccggaaccgaaaattctgaacatattatcagaagtaactatggctctaaaatcaataaatcgagacgaaaacctcatgtccgcctaaattagcttcctggaccagtgtgcactgGTTGATCGGGTTCGTTGAAACACGAAATGTTATTTAAAAGATAATTGTAGCAGCAATGTTACtgcatttttttcttctgttttacAAAGTCATtaccttgttttcaatttttaatttcaaattaagaaATATTGCGTCACTGATTGACGCCCTAGTTCATCTTCTGTTATCCTGTTTAGTCATGACCTTTATCtagagatttacccttcttttaaacataaggTATTCTTTCGAGGGTTATTGCTATAGCAATTCGACgcattattttgttatatagaaatttgcccttctttttaaCATGACTTTTTCTTTTGCGTAATATTACAACAGTTTTTTTCACATAGAAAAAGGAATATCTGAATTATTATACCAAATAACCCTTACTTTTCAGATggtttgatattatgccaaatgtccgatATGAGCATTACTTCACATATggtttgatattatgccaaTTGATTCTTACTTTACACATGTcttgatattatgccaaatgtccgttatgccaaatgaccctttattTTCACATGGTTcataattatgccaaatgaccgttatgccaaatggctgttatgccaaatgtcctttatgccaaatggcgttatgccaaatgaccttatgccaaatggctttatgccaaatgacccagaccccAATTTGAGTCAATTTTTGTAGTGGCTTCGCGGACCCtacctaggggtccgcggaccaccggttgaggaaCCCTGATCTAACAAGTTTgagtacactcaaaaaaatccaaacgtcattgctacgtgaaaaatcacgtagaccattctaaattcattttacctccacttcacctgactaagataaagatcactaaaccattcataaccaccaaatagtgactcggtaatgtttactgaggttacctatcgcacttacgtggaagtcacgtaggtgcctaagttcattttgacatttgtatattgtacgtacattcggtgttgagctcaaatcctaagatggcgcccgcttgattgttgaagaacttcagaagtTGATGCTGCTTTGAAcattgtgtaagattgatttcaaggtaaatatactttgaataccgaagaatccctgcattacttcatattttacacgtgatttataacctctatcaattatagcacgcgaaggcaaCAACAAGACAGACCATACTCACAAATTTGGCGAAATaggattcaaaatgctcagattgacaataaaaatatcacaattttttaagtttgtttgcatcttccaattgggaattagtgTTCTTCCAAATCCTATTAAAAATAAGATTGTTTTTtgttacagttaaatttaatgcaaaaccatctaggttctattgaaacgcttcgtgaaggctaccggaaaattcacgtagctcttacgtttcgcgacggtggaatggacgaacttccaaagttcatgcgttcattctgggctacctatgatttgCGTaggagctacgtgaaaagtgcgatggaaaaaaatcacgtatgttttcacgtaacaatgacatttggattattttgagtgtacaaATCAATCAATATAAAAAGTAGTAATAAATATACAATctcaaacttaaaatttatggtTCAAAGCATCCACATTCAGCGGTTTCCGTGGTGTAGTGGTTATCACATCCGCCTAACACGCGGAAGGCCCCCGGTTCGATCCCGGGCGGAAACACATCTTttaatatgaaacatttctacGAATGGGTTTTAAATAGAACGATGCCCAATGTGCGTGCAGTATTTGTTCTTGTTGTTGTGTGTTCTTTTCGTTCATATCCCATCTTTGAGTtaagtttgaaatttgaaaatcaataaaagaTTTTCATGGACATAATAAAACTGGAAATGTAATAAACACTATTTTAGAATCTGTATAGTTTCTAACGAAACTCGCCACACATATTTTCGTTTATTGGAttcgttgtttctaaaaataaatctaaattgATTATAATGGTTTTGAAGCACACATATCACATCACTTGAACACTGTTTCCGTAGTGTAGTGGTTATCACGTCCGCTTCACACGCGGAAGGTCCCCGGTTCGAACCCGGgcggaaacattttttttgttgttgtgttTTCGGAACTGTGATATCCAATAAATCGGGCACAGCCTCCCACGGCAGCCAGTTGGTTGTGAGTTACACTAAGAAAAATTAAGACTTTATTTATGTACTGATCGAAGTTACAGATTATTAGCAGTAGAAACGTTTTGTTGTTTGTAGTTATGACTAATTTGCGATTGTTTTACTCTACTTGTTAAAATGTCGCTTACGTTCTAATATTTAATAGCTACGGGCAAAACTTATTCGCTAGAAATGGGGGTTTTGGGGCTTAAAGTATAAAACTGTATAAAATTGGTTTgaatttgtagtttttatacCGAGATTTTTGTGtcaagtttcaaaaatattgctttCGGTGCGGAAATATTCTAAACGCTTTAAATTACCCACTGGTACGactaaatggcattttttttctcGCAGTTGTATAGATTATTATAGTTTTTATTGCTCGTTCCATTATTTTACACCAATGTTAGTAAATTGAAGCAGCGAGTAAAATTTCCACTACATAATACGATTGCTGTTTATTACACATATATTTACGTTAACAAAAGCACACATACGGGGAAGTTGATTTAGTCTATCGTTTTACTTATTtggcacatttattttttgtttgtttcgaTTTCTGAATGTTATTCAGTGTGGTATAGGACACTggttaaaaaaaaggtttgttGCGAAAATGTTTTAAAGAAACAGGTTATTATAAGTTCTGACTGTGTTACACGACTTTACGTTTCAGATTCCTTCAAATCTCGTTGATTTTCTCAAGCAGTTTACGATTCTAACGAGTACATCTTCAAGATACATTAGCCACACAATTATTCTATAGAACGAAAAAAACGGCAGATATTTGTTACGAACACTTGGTTCTCGCTTCACATAAAACACTGAACACAAACAATTTCCTTCCTTCCAATAAACTTGACTTTTCGTGTGTTAACTTATGTAAAAAATATTGTCCTTCGTCATGTTCCGTTTACGTCGTACACTGTCGGTAACGATCGGCATCGCCTTGGATCTTGTTCAGATAGGTATTGATCTGCTCGGTCAAGCCCTGGATGTTCGTCTCCAGTGATCCCAACTCGTTCTGGTTCTGTTCGTACGTTTTGTACAAGTCTGAAGATTGGGATGGGAAAATGAATGAATTTGCTACAATGGTTTACTTCAGTGACTTACCATGAAGTTTATTGAGCTGGTTAGTTGTTTCGACGGTAATCTTGGATGCACGGTTTAGCAAGTTCTGGGCTCGTTCCCGGGCACTTTCCGAAGCGTTAGATCTTGCCGTCAACGTTGCGTTGGCAGTTTTGTAGTTGTCTTTCAGCTGtggattttgaattttcgaTTAGATTGTGTGAGCAAGAAGTTTGGGATTTTTATTATGTACCTGTGTAGCCAAATCGTGGGCGTTGTTAGCCGAATCCTTCACGGCTTCCGCTTGTTTAATGATCTCCTGTGCATCCTGATCGTTCTGTACGTTACTGACATGCAGTTTATTGAGTCGTGCCTTCAGTTCGTCGACCTTCGAAGCGGTTGCGTTTGCACGCTTGTAGGCATCATCCGTTTCTTTATCAATCTAAAAGATGACAATAATAGTCAAATTTGTGTTGCACGAAACAATGCTGGTTGATCAAATACCTCTTCGAGATCGATCTTAGCCGATTGGATATCCTCGTTGGCACGCTTGATCGACTGCCGAGCCTTCTTCTGAGCATCATCTGCATCATCCAATGCCTTGACCAACTCAATCGCCTCGTCCAGTACCTTCTCGGCGCGATCCCTAAAATGAACATATTAGTACCAGTCTCCAGCAATCCTCAATAAAACTTACTTTGTGGCAAATGTGTCGTCTTTCAGGTCCTGAACTCGCTGTAGATCATGCTCCGTGTGTCGAATGATCGTCTCAACATTTTCCAAGTGCGAAACGGCTTCATCAATCTGCTCCGCCAACTTTTGGATTTGATCCGGATCTAACTGCAAGGTGTAGTCCATGACCTGATCCGCCAGGTCCTTGATCTTCTCCGGGGTGGCTGTGTTGTTGTCGATAATGTCGGTTAAAGCCGTCACTACGACATTGGCCTGATCTATCAGCGAATGCGTGTGATCGTAGTGCGCCTTTGCCTTGTCGTGGGCCCGCTTGGCCTTCTTGAACGCTTCCGAGGCGTTCGTTTTCGCCTGGGACATCTGGAAATAGAGAGACGTTTTGTTAGGTCCTTACGACACAGCGTTGACGTTTACTTACCGATCGCAGAATATCGTCGGCCAGCTCCTCCTTCTCCTTGATAGTCTGTTCGGTCTTTTTGGCGTATTGTAGTGCCTTCTCGGACCTCGTCAAAGCACCCTTGTCGCACGTCAATCCTCCGCACTTGCCGTCGCATCCCGCACCGCCGCAAAATTCGTCGCAAGGATCTCCTCGTCGGTCGCAAATTCGTTCGTTCAAATCTGGAATGTTGGCATTCAACGTATCCAGTTCATTCTGGTACTTCAAGAACGACGCCTCGTTAGTATCATGCAGATGATCGAAGTGATCCTGCTGCTTCTTTAGCAGAATCTCAGTTCGTTTGCATTGCCTTTCGGCATTGTCGTTGAGCTCTTGAATTTCCATATTGGTTTCACCGAGCAGGGTAACTCGATTCCAAGCGTCCCTCGTCAAGTTTAGAGCTCCCTCGATATTTCCTTCCTGTAGCTTTGTAGCATTGTCCTTCAGATAATCTGCCAGCTGCTTTACTTCTTCGGTTCGCTTCCTCAGATTGTCGATCTCGATGTTCGCAAAGTTGATTGTCGCATCCGTATCCTGCAAGCGCTTTTCCGATTCTTTCAGTTCTTCAAGTGAAGCCTTCAAATGCTGTCGAACTTCCGCTATCCGATCGTCGATGGTGGTGATTTCCCGATCCGAGATTGTGTTCGTTAGCAGACCTTTGATTATATCGATCTTCTTGCCCATTGAATCGAACTCCTTCTTGTAAGCTCCCGTCGCTCCGAGAGTTTTGATAGCCTTGGCTTCCTCGATCGTACGGTTGGTTTCCTCCTTGAGACCATCCAGTATCATGTCCCAATTGTCGAAGCATTCTCCGCATGGTTCGCAGTACGGAGCTTCTCCCAAATAACCACGAGCGCACTGGTCACACTTGTAACCTCCTATTCCAGGGTTGCAGATACATTGACCGGTCTCGCGGTTACACTGGTACGTAGCGGATCCATACGGGTTACAGTCACAAGCTGAAACGAATCGAATAGGTTATGTAAAGTTGATATTTCCTAGACAACATTTAGGCGATTACCATGACAGTGAACATTCGGATTACCCCAGAAGTTAGACTCACACTGGTTACATTGGCGTCCGCCGAATCCTTGCTTACAGGTACATTGTCCATCGTACTAAAACCAAAAATAATCCTCATTAGTTCCGGAACCTCACCTCTATCTTTTCACCCTCTCCAACTCACCGGATTACACTGCTCGCTCATGGATCCCACCGGATCACAATTACATGCCTCGCATCCTTCTCCGCTGGCGATCTTCCAGTGGTTCTCAATACAATCCTCGCAGTACTGTCCACGTACGTTGGCTAAGCACGGACACTGACCCGTGAAACGGTCGCAATGCTGTACCGTTTGATTCGTTCCCAGTACATTACAGTCGCAAGGTCGACAATTCTGCTCCAGAGCGTTGCCGTAGAATCCGTCACGGCAGAACTCGCAGTGATCTCCCTCCGTATCGTACAAACATTGCAAACATTGACCCGATTTGGGATCGCAATTGCCCGGTTGATTCAGATCCACATTGTTGCTACAGTCGCACTGTTGGCAGACACCTCCCGGTCGGTCCGGATTTCCGAAGTAGTTGTCAGCGCAAACATCACACTTGGCTCCCGCGTAGCCCTGGTCGCACAAACAGATCACATCGTTTGCCTTGGGGTCCAGCAGACACTCGTTGGCGTACGAATGTCCGGAAGCAATCGTATCCGGACAACGGCAAGGCCGGCAACCAATCTCCGAACCCAACAGTGGATTTCCGTAGTACCCATCCAAGCACCTGTCGCACTTCCAGCCCTGTGTGAAGTCCTGGCACTGGGAACATTCTCCCGTCTTGGAATTACAAGTTGGTGTATGTCCGTTACATTCGCACATCTGACAGTTCGGGAAGTTCCAGAATCCTGGCTGACATTGATCGCACTCTCGTCCGTAGGTATTCGGATGACAATTACATTGACCGGTTACCAGATCGCAATCGTTGTCCTTCGATCCGATACTGTTACAATCGCAAGCTTTGCATCCCTCCGGTCCGAATCCGTATGTTCCCGGTGCACACTTGTCACATTGGCGCCCAACCACGTTGGTCTTGCACGCGCAGTATCCTCCGAATTCCTCACATTTCTTCGTCGTCGAACCGGTCGGATTACATTCGCATGCTGGAATGATAGAAAAGAAACTGCATTAGTATCAAGCTCAAATCTACTGACAGAATGACCATAGAGTCTCCGAACCAGGTTTTTCAAGTTCAAGCTCGTTGATGTTGATATCCTGACTTTGAAGTCGGTGGATCCTGGGTAGcaggataaaaaaataaaataacaaacgCAACTCAACGTGGAACATTGTTTTGGTTCCAAGTAATCCGACCGAATAATATAGACTGTTTTATGATGGACTCAGTTTATTTATTAGATAACGACCAGCACTCGCTACCCTGAACTGCCGTGCGTGCTGAGTTGAAAAATCGCTTCGTGATAAGATATATGATGTAATTATATGTATGCAGCTTCAATTGTTTGAGGGCCTGTCTCCGGTCATTTTAATAAGCGAAGAATGAGGAAGAGCTTTTGGATTACTATGAATGGTATGAAGTCTGGCGAAATAAACGCACTTCACTACCATTACAAAGTGATGTATCGCTATACTTACGAGTTGCTCCGTTGAAGACGTAAACACTGACCATGTTCAGCAGATCCTTACATTCCGGCCGAGCTTCCGAATCGTAGTTTACGTCATAGTAAGTCTGATTGCATCCAAGATTCTGGTATTCTGTATACCTTACTTCCGCTTGCGGGTTACCATGGAAGATTGGCGTAACTTCTATCCTCGGAACCAGTACGAGCTAGAAGAGGATAAGGGTACAAAAAATTGCTATTGCTCCAATCCATGCTTGTAGTCTACCAACATACCGAATCGATCAGAATTTGTGCTGCGCCGTTGTCCCTGTACGGGTCGTGCCTCTGGAAAGTGACAATGAACTTGTACGTCTTGCCATTCTCCAGACAAATATCTCTCATTGCCACTGCACTGGTTTCATACTCGGACAATGTCGTGTGGAAATCTCGTTCGTATTCCGGATGCGAGTTTGCACATGGACCATCGGGATCGTACTCGTCCGGTC
It contains:
- the LOC5578743 gene encoding laminin subunit beta-1, with protein sequence MAKLDSSCIGFIFNLFIFINLILSSYAQRRTSSSSRLPHRPIHRVHPCEQSSCYPATGNLLIGRENRLEASSTCGTVRPERYCIVSHLEEKKCFLCDTRPETAHIPMKNHRVGQIIYKNQPGTLEQSWWQSENGKENVTIQLDLEAEFHFTHLIIVFATFRPAAMLIERSYDFGKTWHVYRYFAHNCRSAFPDVPTIGKNITDVICDHRYSGVEPSKNGEVIYRVLPPMHIENPYAEHVQNMLKMTNLRINFTRLHTLGDTLLDDRQEIQEKYYYAISNMIVRGSCSCYGHASRCLPLEGVRNTIDMVHGRCECTHNTKGLNCEECEDFFNDLPWKPALGKQTNACKKCHCNNHATSCHFDQAVYEHSGRVSGGVCDNCQHNTQGYHCEECSPFFYRDPLEDIQSPYVCKPCDCDPRGSLDDGICDSIADEENGVEAGACHCKKNVNGRRCDHCKEGFWNFDENNPDGCQTCSCNILGTVDNAGCNVHTGECICKRLVTGRDCNQCIPETYGLSDSPEGCTMCNCHPGGSLDNSCDVITGQCRCRPHMQGRDCSEPKQHYFIPTLHQVLEAEFPGTICDHHSSVGNCSAVIREHPHGYPPTWTGPGFIRAFEGTELKFTVDDIPKTMNYDVLVRYSPQIKGDWEDIRMTVIRPDEYDPDGPCANSHPEYERDFHTTLSEYETSAVAMRDICLENGKTYKFIVTFQRHDPYRDNGAAQILIDSLVLVPRIEVTPIFHGNPQAEVRYTEYQNLGCNQTYYDVNYDSEARPECKDLLNMVSVYVFNGATPCECNPTGSTTKKCEEFGGYCACKTNVVGRQCDKCAPGTYGFGPEGCKACDCNSIGSKDNDCDLVTGQCNCHPNTYGRECDQCQPGFWNFPNCQMCECNGHTPTCNSKTGECSQCQDFTQGWKCDRCLDGYYGNPLLGSEIGCRPCRCPDTIASGHSYANECLLDPKANDVICLCDQGYAGAKCDVCADNYFGNPDRPGGVCQQCDCSNNVDLNQPGNCDPKSGQCLQCLYDTEGDHCEFCRDGFYGNALEQNCRPCDCNVLGTNQTVQHCDRFTGQCPCLANVRGQYCEDCIENHWKIASGEGCEACNCDPVGSMSEQCNPYDGQCTCKQGFGGRQCNQCESNFWGNPNVHCHACDCNPYGSATYQCNRETGQCICNPGIGGYKCDQCARGYLGEAPYCEPCGECFDNWDMILDGLKEETNRTIEEAKAIKTLGATGAYKKEFDSMGKKIDIIKGLLTNTISDREITTIDDRIAEVRQHLKASLEELKESEKRLQDTDATINFANIEIDNLRKRTEEVKQLADYLKDNATKLQEGNIEGALNLTRDAWNRVTLLGETNMEIQELNDNAERQCKRTEILLKKQQDHFDHLHDTNEASFLKYQNELDTLNANIPDLNERICDRRGDPCDEFCGGAGCDGKCGGLTCDKGALTRSEKALQYAKKTEQTIKEKEELADDILRSMSQAKTNASEAFKKAKRAHDKAKAHYDHTHSLIDQANVVVTALTDIIDNNTATPEKIKDLADQVMDYTLQLDPDQIQKLAEQIDEAVSHLENVETIIRHTEHDLQRVQDLKDDTFATKDRAEKVLDEAIELVKALDDADDAQKKARQSIKRANEDIQSAKIDLEEIDKETDDAYKRANATASKVDELKARLNKLHVSNVQNDQDAQEIIKQAEAVKDSANNAHDLATQLKDNYKTANATLTARSNASESARERAQNLLNRASKITVETTNQLNKLHDLYKTYEQNQNELGSLETNIQGLTEQINTYLNKIQGDADRYRQCTT